One part of the Dysidea avara chromosome 10, odDysAvar1.4, whole genome shotgun sequence genome encodes these proteins:
- the LOC136236286 gene encoding uncharacterized protein: MTDYSYQPTAPPDYGYPPPQDTNYPPPVAPPSVDPGYPPAYDTNYPPSNYPNYPPPQDLNYPPPPPVAGPGYNPQYPPNVGAQQYDQTYPTPTHPGHGYAPNKAPRQPPPRASHQAKTYGQQAKPARNPRPKNAVRNPRYPPPQVPRSHYQPVPPVMQSQTTNVVVVNSQPQAPCMHQQVIIQERRHVNHILHFLLTILFPPWIFIWFFCCIIYGC, translated from the exons ATGACTGACTACAGCTATCAACCAACTGCACCTCCAGATTATGGATATCCGCCACCTCAAGACACTAACTATCCTCCACCAGTAGCTCCTCCCAGTGTTGATCCTGGATATCCTCCAGCATATGATACCAACTATCCACCATCAAACTACCCTAACTATCCTCCTCCTCAAGACCTCAACTATCCTCCTCCCCCACCAGTGGCTGGTCCTGGATATAATCCTCAATATCCACCTAATGTTGGTGCTCAACAGTATGATCAAACATACCCCACGCCTACTCATCCTGGTCATGGATATGCTCCCAATAAAGCTCCAAGGCAACCTCCCCCTAGAGCTAGCCATCAGGCTAAAACATATGGTCAGCAGGCTAAACCTGCTCGAAATCCTAGACCTAAGAATGCTGTTCGTAATCCTCGATATCCACCACCTCAAGTTCCACGTA GTCATTACCAGCCAGTTCCACCAGTGATGCAGTCACAGACTACTAATGTGGTAGTGGTAAACAGCCAACCACAGGCACCGTGTATGCATCAACAAGTGATCATCCAGGAAAGACGTCATGTCAATCATATTCTTCACTTTCTACTGACAATCCTCTTTCCACCATGGATCTTTATTTGGTTCTTTTGTTGTATAATATATGGATGTTAA